A genomic segment from Torulaspora delbrueckii CBS 1146 chromosome 3, complete genome encodes:
- the RCY1 gene encoding Rcy1p (similar to Saccharomyces cerevisiae RCY1 (YJL204C); ancestral locus Anc_1.131): protein MEGLLKVRDIVVSIANNLNTRDYMNFQQINKIVHDDHLNGDVDDKYWARKLLLMGLRKTYDTKIPDSHLKDNSDNVLREDSTEVFEHIRTFPSGNAKQIFKLFYRCFQPYCKKLLQNNLAHFFPDKYDDDPVVQVKIFNYIGRYNKSNINDIEEFQRIEQNLVILKEIFVNSVLQEMEDNFGVAKYEVVSKFIHVLLLCHEEKNAIEFFKSKADFSLEMDMPDSHFDHEGLLQVESLTNTLSSMGDFLNSKIKLVDILFEDRYPVVLQFMEGFIQETVLDLINVLFGSDDTKLTNMPTVYRQIKEKLCDELLESKNAGPDFHKTVKEFLDMYLEPIIIKYMNIQPQEFEREVSKQFESYRKEAAMKEKETNEQIYNSLKDQSFDGSNITDDKNDFLSSFTKIFKLPNNEKQKTQEQLQLAYNLNLISNNLQNIKTFVSLDLCYKVVQKAQHKTDEMYTFHEVKNVVGTMRLKCQEVFKILINQLSSSHVRPAFEKAMTLLKQYDSNEIQRVELKLEGVETQVEPLVQFTELINIGDIILQMISIFYRDELIQKNMIDKNRDFLNDVVQAKKSFEIQLDDYVAEGLNIGINKLMDEVEFVFNTVQIPTDFNPDPKDSDFSRREIKPTQCAEKIVELLSNHSFLLTGATDKGTIDVYQQEIGERFFGEVVKHIKKNFISADGAIFLICDLNCYYDFVAYKLKQKNIVPLFAALKNVAQLYIISGKDSKELGKMISDVGRFHGIFSQEEIYEFVERRSDWVRVKRDVEKVMYGLGVKDCTIM, encoded by the coding sequence ATGGAAGGATTGCTGAAGGTACGAGACATTGTGGTTAGTATTGCCAACAACCTCAATACCAGGGACTATATGAATTTTCAGCAAATAAATAAGATTGTGCACGATGACCACCTAAATGgtgatgttgatgataagTATTGGGCTCGTAAGCTGCTGTTGATGGGACTAAGAAAAACTTATGATACTAAAATTCCAGACTCTCACTTGAAGGACAACTCTGATAATGTATTGAGGGAGGATTCGACTGAAGTATTCGAACATATTCGAACCTTCCCGTCAGGGAATGCTAagcaaatcttcaaactcttttaCCGCTGTTTCCAGCCGTACTGCAAGAAATTGCTGCAAAATAACTTAGCGCACTTCTTCCCTGATAAGTATGACGATGATCCTGTCGTCCAGGTtaagatcttcaattacATCGGTAGATACAACAAATCGAATATCAATGACATCGAAGAATTCCAGCGAATAGAACAAAATTTAGTtatattgaaagaaatttttgTCAATTCAGTGTTACAGGAGATGGAAGATAATTTTGGAGTTGCAAAATATGAAGTGGTGAGCAAATTCATCCATGTTCTGTTATTATGCCATGAGGAAAAGAATGCTATagagtttttcaaatccaaggCAGACTTTTCCCTTGAGATGGATATGCCTGATAGTCACTTTGATCATGAAGGCCTACTGCAAGTTGAAAGCTTGACTAACACTTTATCTTCAATGGGAGATTTTTTAAACTCAAAAATAAAGTTGGTAGACATACTTTTTGAGGATAGATATCCTGTGGTTTTACAATTTATGGAGGGTTTCATCCAGGAAACTgttcttgatctcatcaatgTCCTGTTTGGATCGGATGATACTAAATTAACTAACATGCCAACTGTATATCGGcaaatcaaagagaaattaTGCGACGAGTTGCTGGAATCCAAGAACGCTGGTCCTGATTTCCATAAAACTGTAAAGGAGTTCCTGGATATGTATTTGGAACCAATCATTATTAAGTACATGAACATCCAGCCACAAGAATTCGAGAGAGAGGTATCCAAACAATTTGAATCATATAGGAAGGAAGCGGCGATGAAAGAAAAGGAGACCAATGAGCAAATTTATAATTCcttgaaagatcaaagctTCGATGGAAGCAACATTACAGATGATAAGAATGACTTTCTTAGCTCCTTCAcaaaaatcttcaaacttcCGAATAATGAGAAACAAAAAACACAGGAGCAGCTGCAACTGGCTTATAACCTGAATCTCATAAGCAACAATCTACAAAACATCAAAACGTTTGTGAGCTTGGACCTTTGTTATAAGGTTGTTCAGAAAGCGCAACATAAAACTGATGAAATGTACACTTTTCATGAGGTTAAAAACGTAGTCGGTACTATGAGACTTAAATGCCAAGAAGTCTTCAAGATTCTGATTAATCAGCTCAGCTCCAGCCACGTTAGACCGGCATTTGAGAAAGCGATGACTCTATTAAAGCAATACGATTCCAACGAGATTCAAAGAGTTGAGCTGAAACTAGAGGGAGTTGAGACTCAGGTTGAGcctttggttcaatttACAGAGTTGATAAATATCGGCGATATTATACTGCAgatgatttcaattttctATCGAGATGAATTGATACAAAAGAATATGATTGATAAAAATAGAGATTTCCTTAATGATGTTGTTCAAGCTAAaaagagctttgaaattcaacTGGATGACTATGTCGCGGAGGGCTTGAATATTGGTATAAATAAACTAATGGATGAGGTTGAATTTGTCTTCAATACGGTTCAAATACCTACCGATTTCAATCCCGACCCGAAAGACTCAGATTTCAGCCGCAGAGAGATTAAGCCAACCCAATGTGCTGAGAAAATTGTCGAGCTTTTATCAAACCACTCTTTCCTGTTGACTGGTGCAACAGACAAGGGTACGATTGATGTTTACCAACAAGAAATAGGAGAGCGATTCTTTGGCGAAGTTGTGAAGCACATTAAAAAGAACTTCATTTCAGCTGATGGCGCTATATTTCTGATATGTGATCTAAACTGCTATTACGATTTTGTTGCCTACAAGCTAAAGCAAAAGAATATTGTCCCACTTTTTGCCgctttgaagaatgtgGCTCAACTGTACATTATATCAGGTAAGGATTCTAAGGAGCTAGGCAAGATGATATCTGACGTTGGTCGGTTTCATGGTATATTTTCACAGGAAGAGATCTACGAATTTGTCGAAAGGAGAAGTGATTGGGTCCGTGTTAAACGTGATGTAGAAAAAGTGATGTATGGCTTAGGAGTAAAGGATTGTACCATAATGTAA
- the PRP21 gene encoding Prp21p (similar to Saccharomyces cerevisiae PRP21 (YJL203W); ancestral locus Anc_1.132) — translation MGDLVAASLIAEDDEFARETILKTAKYVAENGASFEKKLRDDPRFSFVNPGNSHYELYERMLVDEQRSGTKNNEAFLQDKDTKPQEPYPFSFMSYAKKLTKRDLEIIKLSAAYCVVNEDIDYMEKMRNQFKEDELFGFLSPDHALNSTFIHFMNQYRKVKSGELGPPFFELRNEDFKYKILHRSFERAEFNEYSKELKNEKQRAMHMQKVQFAAFDWTQFKVVDKFIPLSSDDTDVPKPLDFNQLAVKRLGSAGGLDMFDKVHEQQQTSSKESEGKSRKRKVKAAGETRLKRRNIGSSMRNTSDIKYIECPISHKMVPEDKFDKHLQILLTDPHYKLEREKYEAKHKLSNLSSTEVFENVKRIARIASEKT, via the coding sequence ATGGGAGACCTAGTTGCAGCAAGCCTGATCGCCGAGGATGACGAATTTGCCAGAGAGACCATTTTAAAGACTGCCAAATATGTTGCAGAGAACGGCGccagctttgaaaagaaacTACGAGATGATCCAAGGTTCTCTTTCGTTAATCCAGGAAATTCCCACTATGAACTTTATGAGCGAATGCTAGTAGATGAACAGAGGTCCGGTACGAAGAATAATGAAGCCTTTTTGCAGGACAAAGATACCAAACCACAGGAACCATACCCGTTTTCGTTCATGAGTTACGCAAAGAAACTTACAAAACGAGATTTggaaatcatcaaactgTCGGCAGCATATTGTGTTGTCAATGAAGATATTGATTACATGGAGAAGATGAGAAATcaatttaaagaagatgaactgTTCGGTTTCCTAAGCCCTGATCATGCATTGAATAGCACTTTTATTCATTTCATGAATCAGTACAGGAAAGTCAAGAGTGGCGAACTGGGGCCTCCATTTTTTGAGTTAAGAaatgaagatttcaagtaCAAGATACTTCATAGAAGTTTCGAAAGAGCAGAGTTTAATGAATATAGCAAGGAACTAAAGAATGAAAAGCAAAGAGCAATGCACATGCAGAAAGTTCAATTCGCGGCCTTTGACTGGACCCAGTTCAAGGTAGTGGATAAGTTCATCccactttcatcagatgACACGGACGTGCCTAAGCCGCTCGACTTCAATCAATTGGCAGTGAAAAGACTGGGATCTGCTGGTGGGCTTGATATGTTTGATAAAGTTCATGAGCAGCAGCAAACAAGCTCAAAGGAGAGTGAAGGAAAGTccagaaagagaaaagttAAAGCAGCTGGTGAGACGCGGCTTAAGAGGCGAAACATCGGGAGCTCAATGAGAAATACATCTGACATCAAGTATATTGAATGCCCAATTAGCCATAAAATGGTACCCGAGGATAAATTCGATAAGCACCTGCAAATATTACTTACCGATCCACATTATAAATTAGAAAGGGAGAAGTATGAAGCCAAGCATAAGCTTTCGAATCTAAGTTCGACTGAGGTCTTTGAGAACGTTAAGCGAATTGCGAGAATCGCAAGTGAAAAAACTTAG